A segment of the Aureimonas sp. SA4125 genome:
CGGCGCCGCTGTCTCTCCCGCCGAGACGGAGCGTTACACGAGCTCTCACCACACGCCGTTTGCCCGGGAGGAGGAGCGGGTCGCCGAGCGCCTTCCGCCTCTGGCTGCGCACGGCCGGGGCGCGGATGCCGCCTTCCTGGAAGGCCTTCGACCGGCGACGGACGAGCACCCGCCCCGGGTCGAGCGCGTCGAGAGTGCGGCGCGGCACGACGAGCCGGTCGTCTACGATTTCAATCTGGAGTTCGACGAGGAGAGCTTCTCGTCGGAGTTGCGCGACGAAGTCGTCTCTGTCTTCTCGCAGTCCGAGGTGCGCGCACGCGATGCCGAGAGCCATGGCCCTGCCGCAGCGGAGGCGCTCGACGTGCCGCTCGTTGCGGACGATGCGCCGGCGTCGCTGATTTCGGAGGCATCCTCGCTGATGTCGGAAGCGGCGGGCGCCCAGGTGGCCTCGGCCTTCGACGAGTTGGCGCGGTCGATCCGCGAGGGGCAGAT
Coding sequences within it:
- a CDS encoding DUF2497 domain-containing protein yields the protein MEEILASIRRIIESGDDRTPVSARPRPVTEPLHTRMGTIQPEIASVGGRLPEPTYFQQPVPASDLSADPHAHAATPVGENDPIDDLEADWPPLASVSANDRPAAVLPLRRGAAVSPAETERYTSSHHTPFAREEERVAERLPPLAAHGRGADAAFLEGLRPATDEHPPRVERVESAARHDEPVVYDFNLEFDEESFSSELRDEVVSVFSQSEVRARDAESHGPAAAEALDVPLVADDAPASLISEASSLMSEAAGAQVASAFDELARSIREGQMKSMEEMARQMLRPMLQEWLDDNLPRIVERLVREEIERVAKGGRR